The following are from one region of the Corylus avellana chromosome ca1, CavTom2PMs-1.0 genome:
- the LOC132174353 gene encoding mitogen-activated protein kinase kinase kinase 20-like, with protein MDGYPCFSSAPMKWFKMKVLGRGSYGTVHLAMATTNTTGSSSSGFIAVKSAVIEKSFSLMKEAEILQEFVNCPEVVRGLGFDISYEGGLWFYNLLLEYASGGTLHDLIQTSGGKLDEIDVKKYTRMILRGLRCIHEKGYVHCDLKPENILVFSSPHGARSKSVKITDFGLSKIPGDLNELMTKRYDFRGTPLYMSPESFLVGEIKGCLDIWSLGCVVVEMISGKPVWDSTGSLDGLVIQIATESPNIPETMSEIGKDFLRRCFAWDPTERWTAEMLLHHPFLLETQAPPPSTKTALDFSVSKKLPPPPGFGPIAKRPSLPKTLPPPPGFESISRRPALGKNLPPPPGFSSRRILA; from the coding sequence ATGGATGGTTATCCATGCTTCTCTTCCGCACCCATGAAGTGGTTCAAGATGAAAGTTCTTGGGAGAGGATCGTATGGTACAGTACACTTAGCAATGGCAACAACAAACACTACTGGTTCTTCTTCATCTGGGTTTATCGCTGTGAAGTCTGCGGTTATTGAGAAATCATTTTCGCTCATGAAGGAGGCGGAGATCCTCCAAGAATTTGTTAATTGTCCTGAAGTTGTTCGTGGGTTGGGGTTTGATATCAGCTATGAAGGTGGCTTGTGGTTCTACAATTTACTTCTGGAGTACGCATCGGGAGGCACCCTCCATGATTTAATACAAACAAGTGGAGGAAAGTTGGATGAAATTGACGTCAAAAAATACACTAGAATGATTCTCAGGGGCCTCCGTTGCATCCATGAAAAGGGTTACGTTCATTGCGATCTTAAGCCAGAGAAcattcttgttttctcttctccacACGGTGCAAGAAGCAAAAGTGTGAAGATCACCGACTTTGGGTTATCCAAGATTCCTGGAGATTTGAATGAGCTCATGACAAAAAGGTATGATTTCCGAGGAACACCACTTTATATGTCTCCAGAATCTTTTCTAGTCGGTGAAATCAAAGGTTGTTTGGATATATGGTCTCTGGGTTGCGTGGTGGTTGAGATGATTAGCGGAAAGCCGGTATGGGACTCAACAGGCAGCTTAGATGGTTTGGTGATTCAAATTGCTACGGAGTCGCCCAACATACCTGAAACCATGTCCGAGATTGGCAAGGATTTCTTGCGGAGGTGTTTTGCATGGGACCCAACAGAGAGATGGACGGCTGAGATGCTACTGCATCATCCTTTTCTCCTTGAGACTCAAGCTCCGCCACCATCTACAAAAACTGCTCTAGATTTTTCTGTATCAAAGAAGCTGCCTCCTCCTCCTGGGTTTGGACCAATTGCAAAGAGACCGTCATTGCCCAAAACTCTGCCTCCTCCTCCTGGGTTTGAATCGATTTCGAGGAGACCAGCGCTTGGAAAAAATCTACCTCCTCCTCCAGGGTTTTCTTCCAGAAGAATCCTTGCATGA
- the LOC132189588 gene encoding mogroside IE synthase-like (The sequence of the model RefSeq protein was modified relative to this genomic sequence to represent the inferred CDS: added 61 bases not found in genome assembly), producing the protein MDKERNVYRAHCLVLAYPAQGHINPMMQFSKRLEQKGVKVTVVITKSVSNTMQKEATSIALEKISDGYDEGGLTQAESVHAYLERFQRVGSQTLAELIEKLSSSGCPVDCVVYDPFLPWGLDVAKKFGLLGAVFFTQSCVVDNIYYHVHKGVLKLPLSETEILLPGSPPLKPQDLPSFIHDFGSYPAYYDMLVSQFSNVDKADWVLVNTFYELEQEVVDWMGKIWPLRTIGPTIPSMFLDKRLENDKEYGLSIFKPNTDACMKWLNDRPKGSVVYVSFGSFAELQVEQMEELAWGLKMSNMSFLWVVRALEESKLPKTFVEETSEKGLIVHWCPQLEVLTHEAVGCFVTQYCGWNSTLEALSFGVPMVAVPQWTDQSTNAKYIMDVWKMGLKAPADEKGLVRREALEHCIREIMEGERAEEIKKNALKWRKLAKEAVDEGGSSDKNIEEFVAKLVHS; encoded by the exons GCCACATTAATCCCATGATGCAGTTCTCCAAGCGTTTGGAGCAAAAAGGGGTAAAAGTAACAGTAGTCATTACCAAATCCGTCTCCAACACCATGCAAAAAGAAGCCACCTCCATTGCTCTCGAGAAAATCTCTGACGGCTATGATGAAGGCGGGTTAACACAAGCAGAGAGCGTCCACGCCTATTTGGAGCGTTTCCAGCGAGTCGGGTCTCAAACTTTGGCTGAGCTTATTGAGAAGCTTTCTAGCTCAGGCTGCCCGGTTGATTGTGTTGTTTATGATCCTTTCTTGCCATGGGGTCTAGACGTAGCCAAAAAGTTTGGCTTGCTCGGAGCTGTGTTTTTCACTCAATCTTGTGTTGTTGATAATATATACTACCATGTCCACAAAGGAGTGCTAAAACTCCCTCTTTCAGAGACTGAAATTTTGCTTCCTGGGTCGCCACCACTCAAACCTCAAGATTTGCCTTCCTTTATTCATGATTTTGGATCCTATCCGGCTTACTATGACATGTTGGTGAGTCAATTCTCCAACGTTGATAAAGCTGATTGGGTGCTTGTCAACACGTTTTATGAATTGGAGCAAGAG GTGGTGGATTGGATGGGAAAGATATGGCCATTGAGGACAATAGGACCAACTATACCATCTATGTTCCTAGACAAGCGACTTGAAAATGACAAAGAGTATGGTTTGAGCATCTTCAAGCCCAACACCGATGCTTGCATGAAATGGTTAAATGATCGTCCAAAGGGGTCGgttgtttatgtttcttttgggAGTTTTGCCGAACTTCAAGTTGAGCAAATGGAAGAACTAGCTTGGGGATTGAAAATGAGCAACATGAGCTTCTTGTGGGTGGTGAGGGCATTAGAAGAGTCAAAGCTCCCCAAAACTTTTGTGGAGGAGACGTCCGAGAAGGGATTGATAGTTCATTGGTGTCCTCAGCTAGAG gTTTTAACTCACGAGGCCGTGGGATGCTTTGTTACACAATATTGTGGATGGAATTCTACGTTGGAGGCCCTCAGTTTTGGTGTTCCGATGGTTGCAGTGCCACAATGGACAGACCAAAGCACGAATGCAAAGTATATTATGGATGTTTGGAAGATGGGACTAAAAGCTCCGGCTGATGAGAAAGGGTTAGTCAGGAGGGAAGCTCTTGAACATTGCATCAGGGAAAtaatggagggagagagagcggaagagataaagaaaaatgctttaaaatggaggaaattggCCAAAGAGGCTGTTGACGAGGGTGGAAGTTCTGACAAAAACATTGAAGAATTTGTAGCGAAATTGGTTCATTCCTAA